The genome window AATACGATAAGCCGCAAACCCATTAATGGTCACACCCAATATGGCTAATGCGAGCATACCTTCAGTGACGGGCATCACAGGATCAGAAATACGGGGTATGGCCTGAGTGATCACCCAAATGGAACCGGCAATAAGCACAATACTGTTTAAAAAGGCACCAAATAAGGTTAAGCGGCGGTAACCGTAGGTGAACTCATTATTAGCCGTTTTCTGCCCCCAGCGTGATAACAACCAGGCACTGCCAAGAGAGAGACTATCACCCAGATCATGTACCGCATCGGCCATAATCGCGGTACTGTTGGTCAGCAGCCCGCCAATAAACTCAATGATCGTGAAGCCCAAATTCAGCAAAAACACCAGGCCAATACGTCGTGAACTCGTCTCGTCCTGACTGTTGTGATTATGCATAAAACACTCCAATGTACTCAACAACACAGCAATTTCTTGTGATGAGATACACCGTTGCTGGTCATATCATGACCAGCAACGGACTCAGCATCGCCGGCTAGCTTTTTTATCTCTACTATGAATCAACTTATAAAGTGCGGGTAACACAACCAGCGTCAATAACGTTGAGGAAATAATGCCCCCAATCACGACTGTCGCCAGCGGTCTTTGTACTTCAGCGCCGGTACCGGTATTAAGCGCCATAGGAACAAACCCCAGACTTGCCACTAAAGCCGTCATCAGTACGGGCCGCAACCGCGTCATCGCGCCCTCGACAATCGCTTTATGCAAGTCTCCGTGGCTATGCCAATAGTCGCGGATAAATGCCAGCATCACCAGGCCGTTAAGCACTGCAATCCCTGACAAGGCGATAAATCCGACACCGGCTGAAATCGACAGCGGCATATCTCTGAGCAGAAGCGCCATTACGCCCCCGTTAGCGCCAGTGGCACACCGGTAAAAATAATGGCTGCATCACGAAACGAGCCCAACACGGTCACCAGTAAGCCCATGATGATCAGTAGCGTTACAGGGACTACGATAGACAGTCTTTGACTGGCTGACTGCAGCTGTTCATAAGTGCCGCCATATTCAACCCAGTAACCAGCTGGAAGCTCAACTTGCTCTGCAATCTGTTGCTGTGCCTCCTCAACGAATGACCCAAGGTCACGCCCTCTGACATTACTGGTCACAACAACTCGTCGTTTGGCATTTTCTCTGGAAATCTGGCTGGGAGCCTGGGTCAATTCGACTTTGGCTACTTCAGAGAGTGGGACATAATTACCATCCGGCAGACTGACCGGAAGCACTGACAGTGCCTCAATATCTTCCCTGATCTTCTCCGGGAGACGTACCACAAGATTGAAGCGCCGATCGCCATCATAAATGAGGCCGGCCATACCGCCGCCCACAGCTGTGGAAACCATATTCTGCAGATCATCAACATTGAGACCATAACGTGACATTGCCATCCGTTTAGGCTCGACCGTCAGCATGGGCATATCATCAACCTGCTCAAGACGTGCATCCGCGCTACCTGGGATCTGCTGCACGACGGCGAGAACCGCTTCTGCATTTTGCTTAAGCAAGTCTAAATCGTCACCGTATACCTTAATGCCTAAGTCAGCACGAACCCCTGAAATTAGCTCGTTAAACCGCATTTCGATCGGTTGGGTAAACTCATAATTATTGCCTGGCAATTGTTTAACCACAGCTTCAATTTGAGCTAAGAGTTCGCTTTTGGGTAATTCCGGTTGAGGCCACTCACTCCTTGGTTTAAGTATTAAGAAAGTGTCAGCCACATTAGGAGGCATAGGATCCGTGGCGACTTCCGGCGTGCCCAATTTAGCAAAGACTTTATCGACCTGCGGAAATTCCTTTAACCGTTTTTCGAGCAGTCCCTGCATCTTAATGGATTGTTCAAGACTGGTACCTATACTACGCAGTGCATGCAGTGCTATATCCCCTTCATTAAGTTGTGGGATAAACTCAGAGCCCATTTTGCTGGCCATATTGATTGATACCGTAACCAAAATAGCCGCAACGAGGAGAACAACCCAGCGCAATTTCAGACTGAGTAGCAAGACAGGACGGTAAAGCCATTTTGCCCCACTGATAATAAGGCTTTCCTTTTCCCTTACACTGCCGCCCATGAATGTCGCCACAGCGGCCGGCACAATGGTAAGGGTGAAGATCATGGCAGAAACCAGGGCAATAATGACTGTTGCAGCCATCGGTTCAAACATCTTCCCTTCAACACCGGTGAGTGAAAACAAGGGGATGTAGACGACGGTAATAATCGCCACCCCAAACAGACTGGGCCGTATTACTTCGTTAGTGGCTTCAAAAACGACCTGTAGTCGATCTTTTAAGGGTAATATTCCCCCAGCCTGTCTTTGTGCAATAGAGAGCCTGCGAATCGCGTTTTCAACCACAATCACAGCACCATCGACAATCAAACCAAAGTCGAGCGCCCCTAGGCTCATGAGGTTGGCAGAAATGCCCGCTTGGACCATACCGGTAAATGTTGCCATCATGGCCAGGGGTATAACTGCCGCAGTAATTAATGCAGCACGGATGTTCCCCAGTAGCAAAAACAATACGACGATGACCAGCAGAGCGCCTTCCAGCAGGTTTTTTTGCACCGTTTTGATGGCCTTGTCGACCAGTGTTGTGCGGTTATAGACCGCTTCCGCGATGACACCTTCCGGTAATGAGGATTGAATCGATTTAAGTTCCTTTGCGACCCTTTCAGAAACTGCGCGTGAGTTTTCACCGACTAGCATCATCACTGTACCTACAACGGCTTCTTTGCCATCGCGAGTCCCTGCACCGCTGCGTAGTGGTTTGCCGATGACGACATCGGCAACATCTTGGACTAATACTGGCCGATCATTAATATTTTTCACCACCACATGGCGAATATCGTCGATAGTCTTGAGTTGTCCAGGTGACCGAACCAGAATTTGTTCACCGAAGCGCTCAATATAACCAGCTCCTCGATTATCATTGTTTTGCATCAATGTCTGTTTCAATTCACTGAGACTGACACTAAAGTTCAGTAGTTTCGTAGGGTCTGGCTGAACATGGTATTGCTTGTCGAAGCCACCGTTGGTATTCACTTCAGTGATACCTTTAACGCGCTCCAGACGCGGCTTAATTACCCAGTCCTGAATGACGCGCAACTCGGTGGCGTTATAAGGTGAGCCATCATCCTGCTTGGCCCCCGGCTCGGCTGTCACCGTGTACATCAGAATCTCACCCAGCCCCGTCGCGATAGGTCCCATCTCAGGTTCTAGCCCTGCGGGTAATGAGCCTTTGATGACCGCTAGACGATTATTGATTAAATTACGAGCGAAATAGAGATCTGTTCCCTCCTCGAATATCACGGTGACCTGTGATAACCCATAACGCGATATTGAGCGGGTATAATCAAGATTTGGCAGGCCGGCAATCGCCCTTTCTACCGGGTAAGTGATCCGCTGCTCTGCTTCAAGTGGCGAGTAGCCGGGCGCTTTGGTATTGATTTGTACTTGTACATTGGTGATGTCAGGTACCGCATCAATCGGCAGTTTCTGGTAACTCCATACACCCAGACCGATGATGAGTAATATCAGGGACAACATCAGGCCCCGTCTCTCAATTGAGAGCGATAGAATGTTATTTAGCATGTTTAACTCCGTATTAGTGGGCGTGTGCCGCGCCTTCTTTTTCCAGATCAGCTTTGATGAGATAGCTGTTCTCTACGACGATTTCATCGCCTTGCCGGAGTCCGGATAACACTTCACTATATCTGCCATCAGAAATACCCAAATTCAAAGGTTTGACCTGATATTTTCCATCCGCTTTGAGAAAGGCAACTTGTGAGCCTTCATAACGTTGAATGGCACTGTTGGGGATTCTGATGTCTACGGTTTCTTGCTGGATAATGACTTGTGCTTCCACTAATAAGCCCGGAAATAGGGTTGCTTCAGTACTTTCAATGGGAACACGGGCAATTCGGTAAGGCTGGGCCTGATTATTTGGCAACAGTTGCTTGATGCTGGACTCAAACTTTCGATCGCCGTTGAGCAACTGAACTTTCTGCCCAGCTTTTATTTCAGAGGCCTGCTCAGGGAACACTTTAAGCTCCGCCCACAGTGAATTAGTATTGGTGATGGTGAATAGGGCTTGATCATTGGCAACCTCGCCTGTGCTGGCTTCTTTTGCTGTAATAGTGCCAGAGATAGGGGCATGCAAATTGTAGCTCTGCAAACTGTTATTGGATTCCACACTCGCCAATAACTGCCCTTTTTTAACTTCATCACCAAAGTTCACATTAACGCGGGTAATTCGGCCAGGAAAACGGGCTCTGACCTGACTCACCTGATCAGGTGAAAGTACAATCCTGCCATAAAGCTTGGTCGTCAGTGATACCTCTCCGGCCAGGGCTTTCGCAGTAGCGAGGCCTTGTTGACGAGCCATCTCATCATCAATTTCGACGTGGTTTTCGTCTTCACCTTCATGCCCGTGCCCGTGCTCATCCTCATTAGCGTTCGCGGGTGACGTCTGCTCACTCTGAGATTCAGTTAAATTATGCGTTTGTTCGTCATGCTGATGCTGGTCGGTACTATGCGAGTCGTCTTCTTTGTGCATAGAACTTTCAGACGCTGAATCATGCTTATGGGCATCTTCTGATTTGTGTTGTTCAGTTTGCTTATCACCATGTTCATGCTCGTTTTGAGCGATAACAGGTGATGCTAGAATTATCAGCAATAGTGCCGACAGAATTGATAGACTGCTGTTCAAGGAAAAGTTAATCCATCGTTTTTCAAACATTTTGTTCTGATACATTTTGTTTACTCCGTTTTAGCCAGTGGCTCTGCTGTCAGTTGCTCAATTTCAGCTTCGTATTTGAGCGCTGCTGTGGCAGCCTCGATAACAGCTCGTCTGGCGTTGAGCAAATCCTGCCTGACAGTGAGTAAATCCAAATAACTATAGAGTCCACGCTGATAACCGACGCGTGTCTGCTCCAGGCTGGTATTAAGTTTAGGGATGATGTGTTGTTGCAGCCTCTGAATGCTGGTAATGGCCTGACTACGCCCTGAATAGGCGCGATACAATTCCGTATGAAGTTGCAGCAACACGTCCTGACGCCGATAGGTCACTTCATTTCTGGCCGCCAGTGCTGCTTCTATCCTGCTCTGAGCTCGCTCCTGGCTGAACAGGGGCATAGAAATGCCTGCAACCAGGGCTGAATCATCAATACCTTCATCTCGTCGTATCCCGACTGACCAGGTCAGATCAGCAACTTGCTGGGTGCGAGCCAGTCGGACTTCGGCATCACGAACCCGCGCCTCGGCAGCAAACATTTCGATCTGTGGATTTTGTTGTGCTTTAGAGAATAAGGCATCGAACGGCATCGCTTCATTAAAGGAATAGAGTGATCCTGATACCTCATCGAAAGCAGGCTGGTAGCTGCCCCACAAGTTAGCCAGTGCCATTCGGTGCGACTCAAACTGTCGCTGCTCTGCAAGCAGGGTCAACTCTGCTTGTTGAACTGAAGCTTCAGCACGGCCCAGGTCGGCCTTAGGCGCCACAGCAGCACTGACACGCCGGTTGACTTCTTTTAATGTCGTTTGCGCGAGTTCCAGTCCTACTTCTGCTAGTTTTACTCGCTCCTGGCTGTTGAGCACGTTGATGAATCTTCTTGTCACTTGCCCCAGTAAATCCAGTGCTTTGACTTTGCGATCGACACGAACAACATCGCTTTGTTGTTCAACCAAATCGACACGTGACTGGCGTTTATCGCCTAGCTCCAAAACAGATGATAATGTGACCCGTGTTTCAAGGGCTTTGATACCGCTTAGCTCCCCTGTTCCGGCGACATTTTCGACTTCAGCACCGACCACATAAGCCGGTTTAAGGTTGGCAGTTTTTTCTGCGCTTCCAGACCTTGTTGTCGTAGAGGAAAAACCTGTAAGGAAGGATGCTGTTGTAGCGTTTGTTGCATCGCTTCCCTCAGACCCAATGCCTTTTCTTGTTGCCCGGCATC of Methylophaga marina contains these proteins:
- a CDS encoding efflux RND transporter periplasmic adaptor subunit, coding for MYQNKMFEKRWINFSLNSSLSILSALLLIILASPVIAQNEHEHGDKQTEQHKSEDAHKHDSASESSMHKEDDSHSTDQHQHDEQTHNLTESQSEQTSPANANEDEHGHGHEGEDENHVEIDDEMARQQGLATAKALAGEVSLTTKLYGRIVLSPDQVSQVRARFPGRITRVNVNFGDEVKKGQLLASVESNNSLQSYNLHAPISGTITAKEASTGEVANDQALFTITNTNSLWAELKVFPEQASEIKAGQKVQLLNGDRKFESSIKQLLPNNQAQPYRIARVPIESTEATLFPGLLVEAQVIIQQETVDIRIPNSAIQRYEGSQVAFLKADGKYQVKPLNLGISDGRYSEVLSGLRQGDEIVVENSYLIKADLEKEGAAHAH
- a CDS encoding TolC family protein yields the protein MVGAEVENVAGTGELSGIKALETRVTLSSVLELGDKRQSRVDLVEQQSDVVRVDRKVKALDLLGQVTRRFINVLNSQERVKLAEVGLELAQTTLKEVNRRVSAAVAPKADLGRAEASVQQAELTLLAEQRQFESHRMALANLWGSYQPAFDEVSGSLYSFNEAMPFDALFSKAQQNPQIEMFAAEARVRDAEVRLARTQQVADLTWSVGIRRDEGIDDSALVAGISMPLFSQERAQSRIEAALAARNEVTYRRQDVLLQLHTELYRAYSGRSQAITSIQRLQQHIIPKLNTSLEQTRVGYQRGLYSYLDLLTVRQDLLNARRAVIEAATAALKYEAEIEQLTAEPLAKTE